One Sodalinema gerasimenkoae IPPAS B-353 DNA segment encodes these proteins:
- the crtB gene encoding cyanoexosortase B, which yields MTLQTQLKSNFQRHYLEIIMLVLLAVLYIPLMVHWYDGWINKTISLEHEYYSHGVIGLPFAAYIVWEKRHKWQELPNRFNPLGAVLLGLAAVFYLSGVPDLVSLSFPILLSGLCFGLKGVPGMKLFSIPWLLVLLATPTDIPYLIAPFSYPLQSFIAGTAGFILTQWGFDVTVQEIFIYVGGRIVEVAPHCAGFKMLFTTLYVALMLLYWTGALKFRKTVVAFLLSGVLISVITNIFRNTFLTLFHGQGQDQLFDWLHEGWGGDMVSALMLLALVPTLIGLEKLRDALSGTGTTESV from the coding sequence ATGACTCTACAAACTCAACTTAAATCGAATTTCCAGCGACATTACCTAGAAATCATCATGCTGGTTTTGCTAGCGGTTCTCTACATACCGCTGATGGTTCATTGGTATGATGGCTGGATTAATAAAACCATTAGCCTAGAACATGAATACTACAGTCATGGGGTCATTGGCTTGCCATTTGCCGCCTATATTGTTTGGGAAAAACGTCATAAATGGCAAGAACTTCCCAATCGGTTTAATCCCCTGGGTGCCGTCCTCCTCGGACTAGCGGCGGTCTTTTACCTCAGTGGAGTTCCTGACTTGGTGAGCCTCTCTTTCCCGATTCTCTTATCCGGGCTATGCTTTGGTCTCAAAGGGGTTCCCGGGATGAAACTCTTTAGTATTCCCTGGCTGCTGGTTCTTTTGGCAACCCCTACCGATATTCCCTATTTGATTGCCCCCTTCTCCTATCCCCTGCAAAGCTTCATTGCCGGAACCGCTGGCTTTATTCTCACTCAATGGGGATTTGATGTGACGGTGCAAGAAATCTTTATTTATGTCGGCGGCCGTATTGTGGAAGTTGCCCCTCACTGTGCCGGCTTCAAAATGCTTTTTACCACCCTGTATGTGGCTCTAATGCTGCTCTATTGGACGGGGGCGCTGAAGTTCCGTAAAACGGTGGTGGCCTTTTTATTGTCGGGAGTTCTCATCAGCGTTATTACCAATATCTTCCGTAACACCTTTCTTACCCTCTTTCATGGTCAGGGACAAGATCAATTGTTCGACTGGCTGCACGAAGGCTGGGGCGGGGATATGGTGTCCGCCTTGATGTTATTGGCCCTGGTACCAACTCTGATTGGCTTAGAAAAACTGCGGGATGCCCTCTCAGGAACCGGGACTACCGAATCGGTTTAG
- a CDS encoding S9 family peptidase produces the protein MTPSLKQKAPYGAWKSPITADLIVSESIGLGGIASDGDSLYWLESRPSEGGRTVLVRRQADGGVEDVTPQGYNVRNRVHEYGGAAFTVADGVVYFSNFADGRLYRQVPNGEPQALTPEGEFRYADFQVDGERSRLIGVREDHSGEGEPQNTIVAIGFDGSVEVLVSGSDFYASPRLSPDGQTLAWLSWNHPNLPWDGTELWVAQVTENGRLTAPKKVTGGKDESVFGPQWSPDGILHFVSDRASWWNLYRWTDNGVEPMFPLNAEFATPQWVFGMSTYTFLSAERLVCTYTQRGLWQLATLNPKSRRLQNLETPYTQMSSLTAHGDRLAFLGGSATVPSAFLLMDLDGGEVDVLRRSTQLEIDPGYLSQPQPIEFPTEDGAMAYGFFYPPQNQDYDPLEAEKPPLLVKSHGGPTAAASSALRLSVQYWTSRGFAFLDVNYRGSTGFGRDYRQALDGQWGIADVDDCANGAKFLAEQGWVDGDRLAITGSSAGGYTTLAALTFRDTFKAGASYYGISDLEALATDTHKFESRYLDRLVGQYPEEKERYVARSPIHFTDRLSCPVIFFQGLEDKVVPPNQAQRMVEALRDKGLPVAYVPFEGESHGFRQGANIKRALEAEFYFYSRVFGYEPAEAIEPVEIANLD, from the coding sequence ATGACTCCTTCCCTGAAGCAAAAAGCGCCTTACGGTGCTTGGAAATCTCCCATTACCGCTGATCTGATTGTTTCTGAAAGTATCGGTTTGGGAGGAATTGCCTCTGATGGGGACAGCCTCTATTGGCTCGAAAGTCGCCCCTCGGAGGGGGGACGGACGGTTCTGGTTCGTCGTCAGGCTGATGGGGGCGTTGAGGATGTGACCCCCCAAGGCTACAACGTGCGCAATCGTGTCCACGAATATGGCGGGGCCGCCTTTACGGTGGCTGATGGGGTCGTCTATTTCTCTAACTTTGCTGATGGGCGGTTATATCGCCAAGTCCCCAATGGTGAACCGCAAGCCCTCACCCCGGAGGGAGAGTTTCGTTATGCCGATTTTCAGGTGGATGGAGAGCGATCGCGCCTGATTGGGGTGCGTGAGGACCACTCTGGCGAGGGAGAACCCCAAAATACCATTGTGGCGATCGGCTTCGACGGTTCGGTAGAGGTGTTGGTGTCGGGGAGTGATTTCTACGCCTCGCCACGTCTGAGTCCTGATGGCCAAACCTTAGCCTGGCTAAGTTGGAATCATCCTAATCTACCCTGGGATGGCACCGAGTTATGGGTGGCCCAAGTCACTGAAAACGGGCGGTTGACGGCTCCCAAGAAGGTGACAGGAGGCAAGGATGAGTCGGTGTTTGGCCCCCAATGGTCTCCCGATGGGATTTTGCATTTTGTCAGCGATCGCGCCAGTTGGTGGAATCTCTATCGCTGGACTGACAATGGGGTTGAACCGATGTTTCCCCTCAATGCGGAGTTCGCCACCCCGCAATGGGTGTTTGGGATGTCCACCTATACCTTCCTCAGTGCCGAACGGTTAGTTTGCACCTATACCCAGCGGGGACTGTGGCAGTTGGCAACCCTCAACCCCAAAAGCCGACGACTGCAAAATCTTGAAACCCCGTACACTCAAATGTCCTCGTTAACGGCTCATGGCGATCGCCTGGCGTTCTTGGGCGGTTCAGCGACGGTTCCCAGTGCCTTTTTGTTGATGGATCTCGATGGGGGTGAGGTAGATGTGTTGCGGCGATCGACTCAACTGGAGATTGATCCGGGCTATCTGTCTCAACCGCAACCCATTGAATTTCCCACAGAAGATGGGGCCATGGCCTATGGCTTCTTTTATCCCCCACAAAACCAGGATTATGACCCCTTAGAGGCTGAGAAACCGCCGTTACTGGTGAAAAGTCATGGCGGCCCCACAGCGGCGGCCTCAAGTGCCTTACGGCTGTCGGTTCAATATTGGACCAGTCGCGGTTTTGCCTTTTTGGATGTCAACTATCGCGGTAGTACCGGCTTTGGCCGGGATTATCGCCAGGCCTTGGATGGACAATGGGGCATTGCCGATGTGGATGATTGCGCTAACGGGGCTAAGTTTTTGGCAGAACAAGGCTGGGTAGATGGCGATCGCCTGGCCATTACCGGAAGTAGTGCCGGGGGCTATACCACCCTGGCCGCCCTCACCTTCCGGGATACCTTTAAGGCGGGTGCGAGTTACTACGGGATTAGTGATTTAGAAGCCTTAGCTACCGATACCCACAAGTTTGAGTCCCGCTATTTAGACCGCCTGGTGGGCCAGTATCCCGAGGAAAAAGAACGTTATGTGGCGCGATCTCCCATTCATTTTACCGATCGCCTCTCCTGTCCGGTGATTTTCTTCCAGGGATTAGAGGACAAAGTGGTTCCCCCCAATCAAGCCCAACGCATGGTTGAGGCCCTACGAGACAAAGGACTCCCGGTGGCCTATGTTCCCTTTGAAGGGGAATCTCATGGCTTTCGTCAGGGGGCCAATATCAAACGGGCCTTAGAAGCAGAGTTTTATTTCTATTCCCGTGTCTTCGGCTATGAACCGGCCGAGGCGATCGAACCGGTGGAGATTGCCAATCTAGACTAA
- a CDS encoding sugar phosphate nucleotidyltransferase, with the protein MKAMILAAGKGTRVRPITYTIPKPMIPILQKPVMEFLVDLLRQNGFDQIMVNVSHLANEIENYFRDGQRFGVQIGYSFEGKITADGELVGKALGSAGGMKRIQDFYPFFDDTFVVLCGDALIDLDISEAVAWHRKKGAVATVILKPVPKEEVSSYGVVVTDEDGRIKAFQEKPEVDEALSNNINTGIYIFEPEVFDYIPSATEFDIGGDLFPKLVEMGAPFYGLSMDFQWVDIGRVPDYWQAIRTVLRGEVRNVDIPGREVAPGIYTGLNVVVNWDKVDIKGPVYIGSMTRIEDGVKIIGPTAIGSSCRIGANATVDNTVIFDYSRLGRGIRLVDKLVFGRYCVDRLGNTIDVQAAALDWLITDARQDPPSRVPREHQAIAELLGGDGNALISNDDD; encoded by the coding sequence ATGAAAGCGATGATTCTAGCGGCGGGAAAAGGTACCCGCGTGCGCCCGATTACCTACACCATTCCCAAACCCATGATCCCCATCCTGCAAAAGCCAGTGATGGAATTTCTTGTGGATCTGCTGCGCCAGAATGGCTTTGACCAGATTATGGTGAACGTCAGCCACCTGGCCAACGAAATCGAGAACTATTTTCGGGATGGACAGCGTTTCGGCGTGCAAATTGGCTATTCCTTTGAAGGCAAAATCACGGCAGATGGAGAGCTAGTGGGCAAGGCCCTCGGTTCAGCTGGGGGGATGAAGCGGATTCAAGATTTTTATCCCTTCTTCGACGATACGTTTGTTGTTCTCTGCGGGGATGCCCTGATTGACCTCGATATCAGTGAGGCGGTGGCCTGGCATCGCAAGAAAGGGGCCGTAGCAACGGTGATTCTCAAGCCGGTTCCCAAGGAGGAAGTCTCCAGTTATGGGGTTGTAGTCACCGACGAAGATGGCAGAATCAAGGCCTTCCAGGAAAAACCGGAGGTGGATGAAGCCTTAAGTAATAACATCAACACCGGGATTTATATCTTTGAGCCAGAGGTCTTTGACTATATCCCCTCGGCCACAGAATTTGATATTGGTGGGGATTTGTTCCCTAAACTTGTGGAAATGGGTGCGCCCTTTTATGGGTTAAGCATGGATTTCCAATGGGTGGATATTGGACGTGTCCCCGATTACTGGCAAGCCATTCGCACTGTTCTACGGGGCGAGGTTCGCAATGTGGATATTCCGGGGCGAGAAGTGGCCCCCGGGATTTATACGGGTCTGAATGTGGTTGTCAACTGGGATAAGGTTGATATTAAAGGCCCCGTCTATATCGGCTCGATGACTCGTATTGAGGATGGGGTGAAAATTATTGGTCCTACGGCCATTGGCTCAAGTTGTCGGATTGGAGCGAATGCCACGGTGGACAATACTGTGATCTTCGACTACTCCCGGCTAGGACGAGGTATCCGCCTCGTGGATAAACTGGTTTTTGGACGCTACTGCGTCGATCGCCTCGGCAACACCATTGATGTCCAAGCCGCAGCCCTCGACTGGCTCATTACTGATGCGCGGCAAGATCCCCCCTCCCGTGTTCCGAGAGAACATCAGGCGATCGCCGAACTCCTAGGAGGCGATGGCAATGCCTTAATTTCCAATGATGATGATTGA
- a CDS encoding segregation/condensation protein A has protein sequence MTPSLAQDAIELLLDLAERGEIDPWDVQVIDVIDRHLSHLAPSLSPGGIPYEADLSRSGQAFLYASMLLLLKADTLVRAPLEEEPEALDENLWLTEGESQQLSLPFRLETQLQRRAVAPPLRKRPVSLGEMIAQLETIAEQFQDDPLEGRSRRRRKTPKRQTAEEIGQLAHEENLTETAADIEAFLLAEWDKMTEGETWVSFDRLLERWTPGSEQHHSLAEQQVAVFWALLLLASQSKVELLQAQFYGQIQIKLIFESC, from the coding sequence GTGACCCCTTCCCTTGCCCAAGATGCCATTGAACTGCTCCTAGATCTCGCCGAACGAGGTGAGATTGATCCCTGGGATGTGCAGGTGATTGATGTCATTGACCGCCACCTGAGTCACCTCGCCCCCAGTCTCTCCCCAGGAGGAATTCCCTATGAAGCGGATTTGTCCCGTTCAGGACAAGCCTTCCTCTACGCATCCATGTTGTTACTCCTCAAAGCCGATACCCTAGTTCGCGCTCCCCTAGAGGAAGAACCCGAGGCCTTAGACGAGAACTTATGGCTCACAGAGGGAGAATCCCAACAGTTATCCCTCCCCTTCCGCCTAGAAACCCAACTGCAACGGCGGGCCGTGGCGCCCCCCTTACGCAAGCGTCCCGTGAGTTTGGGGGAAATGATCGCCCAACTCGAAACCATCGCCGAGCAATTCCAAGATGACCCCTTAGAAGGGCGATCGCGCCGTCGCCGCAAAACCCCAAAACGGCAAACCGCCGAAGAAATTGGCCAACTGGCCCATGAGGAAAACCTGACCGAAACCGCCGCAGACATCGAGGCCTTCCTGCTAGCGGAGTGGGACAAGATGACCGAGGGGGAAACTTGGGTCAGTTTTGACCGTCTTCTAGAGCGTTGGACTCCCGGCTCAGAGCAGCACCATAGTCTCGCAGAACAGCAGGTGGCAGTGTTTTGGGCATTGCTACTTTTGGCATCTCAGTCGAAAGTGGAACTTTTGCAGGCACAGTTCTATGGACAGATTCAAATTAAACTAATCTTCGAGTCGTGCTGA
- a CDS encoding cobalt-precorrin-6A reductase, producing MTKKRILILVGTTEGRHLAYQASQRSDIEAIASLAGRTRQPDPPIANTRFGGFGGVSGLRDYLQEQGIEALIDATHPFAAQISIHGVLAAREAGVPHLRLSRPPWSPQPGDRWLDVSSNAEAAERLPEVAQRVFLTIGRQELAKFASLQQLWFLMRMIDPPHEETPIPPGKILLARGPFSLDEERSLLQEYQIGAIVSKNSGGEATYAKLVAARELGIPVVMVQRPTMPEMETVSDINQVLDWLDCLVGMS from the coding sequence ATGACGAAAAAGCGAATCTTGATTTTGGTGGGGACGACAGAAGGGCGACATTTAGCTTATCAGGCCTCGCAACGGTCAGATATCGAGGCGATCGCCTCTCTGGCGGGCCGGACCCGTCAGCCGGACCCCCCTATCGCCAATACTCGCTTCGGAGGTTTTGGTGGGGTTTCAGGGTTACGGGACTATCTACAGGAACAGGGGATTGAGGCCCTGATTGATGCAACTCATCCGTTCGCCGCGCAAATCTCAATCCATGGGGTATTAGCGGCCCGAGAGGCGGGGGTTCCCCATCTCCGTTTGTCTCGTCCCCCTTGGTCTCCTCAGCCTGGGGACCGGTGGCTGGATGTCTCCAGTAACGCCGAAGCCGCTGAGCGTTTGCCAGAGGTGGCTCAGCGGGTGTTTCTGACGATTGGCCGTCAGGAGTTGGCCAAGTTCGCCTCGTTGCAACAGCTTTGGTTCCTGATGCGGATGATTGACCCCCCCCATGAGGAGACGCCGATTCCTCCGGGGAAAATTCTCCTGGCCCGAGGGCCATTTTCCTTAGATGAGGAGCGATCGCTGTTGCAAGAGTATCAAATCGGGGCGATCGTTAGTAAAAATAGTGGCGGCGAGGCGACCTATGCCAAACTGGTGGCAGCACGGGAGTTGGGGATTCCGGTGGTGATGGTACAGCGTCCGACGATGCCGGAGATGGAGACGGTCAGCGATATTAATCAAGTTCTGGATTGGTTGGATTGTCTTGTGGGGATGTCCTGA
- the cbiE gene encoding precorrin-6y C5,15-methyltransferase (decarboxylating) subunit CbiE produces the protein MTGQQKWLSVIGIGEEGQAGLSAAARSLLEQAQILVGGRRHLGFLDESDRRERLIWGAPLQTTIDAILQRRGQRVCVLATGDPMWYGIGATLARQVPLAEMTILPAPSAFSLACSRLGWPLTEVDTLSLCGRPPALLLGYLYPGVRLLLLSGDRRTPAIVAQLLTERGFGESQMTVLERMGSSEERQIQGTAATWNDEDLADLNTIAIDCSGENQQRRCVPGLPDEAYFHDGQLTKREIRSVTLSSLAPQPGQLLWDVGAGCGSISIEWLRSDRRCRAISIEPHPQRLQYLADNAASLGVPHLEIIPGQAPEALSDLPQPHCIFIGGGLTTPHLLETCWQALPPGGRLVVNAVTVESEQKLLQAQQTWGGALTRIAIQRAQPLGKFLSWKAMAPVTQWSVIKP, from the coding sequence ATGACAGGCCAGCAGAAATGGTTATCAGTGATTGGTATTGGGGAGGAGGGACAGGCTGGACTCAGTGCAGCAGCGCGATCGCTCTTGGAACAGGCCCAAATTCTGGTAGGCGGCCGGCGACATTTAGGCTTTTTAGACGAGAGCGATCGCCGAGAGCGGCTCATTTGGGGCGCACCCCTACAAACCACCATTGACGCCATCCTCCAGCGTCGCGGCCAACGAGTCTGTGTGTTAGCCACAGGTGATCCCATGTGGTACGGCATTGGGGCTACCCTAGCCCGTCAGGTTCCCCTAGCAGAGATGACCATTCTTCCAGCCCCTTCCGCCTTTAGTCTCGCCTGTAGCCGCCTGGGTTGGCCCCTCACAGAGGTGGATACCCTCAGCCTCTGTGGACGACCTCCCGCTTTGTTGCTCGGTTATCTTTATCCGGGGGTGCGTCTGCTGCTGTTGAGTGGCGATCGCCGCACCCCAGCGATCGTGGCGCAACTGCTCACTGAGAGAGGATTTGGGGAGAGTCAGATGACCGTCTTGGAACGGATGGGGTCCTCAGAAGAACGGCAGATTCAGGGAACGGCCGCCACCTGGAACGATGAGGACTTAGCGGACTTAAACACCATCGCCATTGATTGTTCTGGGGAGAATCAACAACGCCGTTGCGTTCCTGGACTTCCCGATGAAGCCTATTTCCATGATGGCCAACTCACCAAACGAGAAATCCGTTCCGTCACCCTCTCCAGTCTCGCTCCCCAACCGGGACAACTGCTCTGGGATGTGGGGGCCGGCTGTGGGTCTATTAGTATTGAATGGCTCAGGAGCGATCGCCGTTGTCGGGCGATCTCCATTGAACCCCATCCCCAACGGTTGCAATACCTGGCCGATAATGCCGCATCTCTAGGCGTTCCTCATTTAGAGATTATCCCGGGACAAGCACCAGAGGCATTGTCCGATTTACCCCAACCCCACTGCATTTTTATCGGCGGTGGATTGACAACGCCTCATCTGTTAGAAACCTGTTGGCAAGCCTTACCCCCTGGGGGTCGTTTAGTGGTGAATGCGGTCACAGTTGAAAGTGAACAAAAACTGCTTCAAGCGCAGCAAACTTGGGGGGGAGCGTTAACCCGAATTGCCATTCAACGGGCGCAACCTCTGGGTAAATTTCTCAGTTGGAAGGCCATGGCCCCGGTCACCCAATGGTCTGTTATCAAACCATGA
- the cobG gene encoding precorrin-3B synthase yields MNWIIDANPCPGLFYGTRAQDGFLLRIRTPGGQLNLSQGRAIAQWLKEWDCESLQVTNRGNLQLRSLAIAPSPQVFAQLQHLGLGARLPQLDHLRNIMASPTAGIDSQELLDTRPWVQALDDYIQTSPHLAALPAKFSIGIDGGGSVAIGTRSEFSWDYRYNEIQLSVVALDDGNSGRSLYFYLALAAGKQLHDSGCVIPIQQGVNAVAALTQAYLDYLSQAAPLPQPGRKPRLKHLLADWGMEGYLQQVRRYLSQPLPEAPPLTLQPCAGGAHLGVQPQRQPGLVYIGVDLPLGRLTPAQFQGVLDLVEQFGEGVLRLTPWQSLIMANIAEDQVERVLERLQGLGLSGEDPEVAIAACTGKPGCSAAASATQVEAMRLLEELPQQLGLGRPVNIHLTACPKSCAQPGPAEMTLLGISLDCYHLYLGDGVDSWKHDLGPVAVEDLSRVIGGLLRSYKRERHHRDESLSDWGRRLDKVGVQECLR; encoded by the coding sequence GTGAATTGGATTATTGACGCGAATCCCTGTCCGGGATTGTTCTATGGGACTCGGGCCCAAGATGGATTTTTACTTCGTATTCGTACCCCTGGGGGACAGCTTAACCTGTCTCAGGGACGGGCGATCGCCCAATGGCTGAAGGAATGGGACTGTGAGAGTCTGCAAGTGACGAATCGGGGAAATCTGCAACTACGTTCCCTGGCGATCGCCCCCAGTCCCCAGGTTTTCGCGCAACTTCAACATCTAGGCTTAGGGGCCCGTCTCCCGCAGTTGGATCACCTGCGTAACATTATGGCCAGTCCTACTGCTGGGATTGATTCCCAGGAACTCCTCGATACTCGTCCCTGGGTGCAGGCTTTGGATGACTATATTCAAACCTCGCCCCACCTCGCGGCTCTACCGGCTAAGTTTAGCATCGGCATCGATGGCGGTGGGTCCGTGGCGATCGGCACTCGCTCCGAGTTCTCCTGGGACTATCGCTATAACGAGATTCAACTCTCGGTGGTGGCTTTGGACGATGGTAATTCGGGGCGTTCCCTCTATTTTTACTTAGCCTTGGCGGCGGGGAAACAACTCCATGACAGCGGATGCGTAATTCCCATTCAGCAAGGGGTGAACGCCGTGGCGGCTTTGACTCAAGCGTATCTGGATTACCTTAGCCAAGCTGCACCCCTCCCCCAGCCGGGCCGTAAACCCCGTCTCAAACATCTGTTAGCGGATTGGGGAATGGAGGGGTATCTGCAACAGGTGAGACGCTATCTCTCCCAACCTCTCCCAGAAGCACCGCCTCTGACGTTACAGCCCTGCGCTGGCGGCGCTCATTTGGGAGTCCAGCCTCAACGTCAACCGGGTTTAGTCTATATTGGCGTGGATTTGCCCTTGGGACGGTTAACCCCGGCACAGTTCCAGGGAGTTCTGGATTTAGTGGAACAGTTTGGCGAGGGAGTCTTGCGGTTAACCCCTTGGCAGAGTTTGATTATGGCGAATATCGCCGAAGACCAAGTGGAGAGGGTGTTAGAGCGATTGCAAGGGTTGGGACTGTCGGGAGAGGATCCCGAGGTTGCGATCGCCGCCTGTACCGGAAAACCGGGCTGTTCAGCCGCCGCCAGCGCCACTCAAGTTGAGGCGATGCGTCTTCTGGAGGAACTCCCGCAGCAGTTGGGGTTAGGCCGGCCAGTGAATATCCATCTCACCGCTTGTCCCAAATCTTGCGCTCAACCGGGGCCGGCGGAGATGACTCTCTTAGGAATCTCCCTCGACTGCTATCACCTCTATTTAGGGGATGGGGTGGATTCCTGGAAACATGACCTGGGGCCGGTGGCGGTGGAAGACCTCTCCAGGGTAATTGGCGGATTGTTGCGGTCCTATAAACGGGAGCGTCATCATCGGGATGAGTCCCTGAGTGATTGGGGGCGACGGCTAGATAAGGTTGGGGTTCAGGAGTGTCTGAGATGA
- a CDS encoding precorrin-8X methylmutase, giving the protein MMDYIREGQEIYKQSFATIRAEAALETLPADLAQVAVRLIHACGMTDIVADLRASEGAVQAGREALAQGAPILCDSQMVAHGVTRARLPADNAVICTLRDAQVPKLAEQIGNTRSAAALELWKPHLSGSVVVIGNAPTALFYLLELLQMGVEKPALILGFPVGFVGAAESKAELARGEFGVPFITLQGRRGGSAIAAAAVNALAKENEL; this is encoded by the coding sequence ATGATGGATTATATCCGGGAGGGTCAGGAAATCTATAAACAATCCTTTGCCACGATTCGCGCTGAGGCGGCGTTAGAGACGTTGCCCGCTGATTTGGCTCAGGTTGCCGTTCGCTTGATTCATGCCTGCGGAATGACCGATATTGTGGCGGATTTGAGGGCATCTGAGGGGGCAGTTCAGGCGGGACGAGAGGCGTTGGCTCAGGGAGCACCCATTTTATGTGATTCTCAGATGGTGGCTCATGGGGTCACTCGGGCCCGGCTCCCGGCTGATAATGCGGTGATTTGTACCCTGCGAGATGCCCAAGTTCCCAAGCTGGCAGAACAAATTGGCAACACGCGATCGGCGGCAGCGTTAGAGTTGTGGAAACCCCATTTGTCGGGGTCGGTGGTGGTGATTGGCAATGCCCCGACGGCGTTGTTTTATTTGTTGGAATTGTTGCAGATGGGGGTTGAGAAACCGGCATTGATTTTAGGATTTCCCGTGGGATTTGTCGGGGCAGCTGAGTCGAAGGCAGAACTGGCCCGGGGAGAGTTTGGGGTTCCGTTTATTACGTTACAAGGACGACGGGGTGGCAGTGCGATCGCCGCCGCTGCTGTGAACGCACTAGCTAAGGAGAATGAATTATGA
- the cobI gene encoding precorrin-2 C(20)-methyltransferase yields the protein MSAVGRLYGLGIGPGDPELLTLKAHRILTSVPVIAYPTLENGKALARAIVADFIRPEQQEIPMPLPFSVQRSSQPYYDLGAEKIAAHLSAGRDVAVLCEGEPMLYGSFMYLFQRLAPRFPTEVVPGISSTFASAAMLGVPITFRNDVLSIMPATLEAEQLRDRLQGVDAAVIIKLGRHFTKVRDILGELGLLERALYIERATQPTQRIIPIQELNPEEATYWALILIPSQTQPR from the coding sequence ATGAGCGCGGTGGGACGACTGTATGGATTGGGAATTGGTCCGGGTGATCCGGAATTATTAACCCTAAAAGCGCATCGGATTTTAACGTCGGTTCCGGTGATTGCCTATCCAACGTTGGAAAATGGCAAGGCATTGGCTCGGGCCATTGTGGCGGATTTTATTCGTCCTGAACAGCAAGAAATCCCGATGCCGTTGCCCTTTAGTGTGCAGCGATCGTCTCAACCCTATTATGATTTGGGGGCGGAGAAAATCGCGGCACACCTGAGTGCTGGGCGAGATGTGGCGGTGTTGTGTGAAGGGGAACCGATGTTGTATGGCAGTTTTATGTATCTGTTTCAACGACTGGCGCCTCGTTTTCCCACGGAGGTGGTTCCAGGGATTTCGTCGACGTTTGCCAGTGCGGCGATGTTGGGGGTTCCCATTACCTTCCGCAATGATGTGTTGAGTATTATGCCGGCAACGTTGGAGGCTGAGCAATTGCGCGATCGCCTTCAGGGGGTAGATGCAGCGGTGATTATCAAACTCGGGCGACATTTCACCAAAGTTCGGGATATTTTAGGAGAATTGGGACTCCTGGAACGGGCCCTCTATATCGAACGGGCCACCCAACCCACCCAACGCATTATCCCGATTCAGGAGTTGAACCCCGAAGAGGCCACCTACTGGGCCTTGATTCTCATTCCCAGTCAGACGCAACCCCGTTAA
- a CDS encoding cytochrome c oxidase subunit 3 — MQGSTADTTQNTLATASHTEAGHHGDHPDHRIFGLYMFLVAEAMIFLGLFAAYLTFRSVAQVWPPQGTPELELLLPTVNTVILVSSSFVMNRGNKAIRNNDVKGLRTWFAITAAMGLVFLFGQGYEYFTNEFGLTDNLFTSTFYVLTGFHGLHVTFGLGLILVVLGRSLKQDRYTSESHFGPEAAELYWHFVDIVWIVLFGILYLL, encoded by the coding sequence ATGCAAGGTTCCACTGCCGATACGACTCAAAATACCCTCGCAACGGCATCTCATACTGAAGCGGGACATCATGGAGACCATCCCGATCATCGCATTTTCGGGCTTTATATGTTCCTCGTTGCTGAGGCGATGATTTTCCTAGGTCTGTTTGCGGCCTATTTAACTTTTCGCTCGGTGGCTCAAGTTTGGCCCCCTCAAGGCACACCGGAGTTAGAGTTGTTGTTACCCACCGTCAACACGGTCATTCTGGTGTCGAGTAGTTTTGTGATGAACCGAGGGAATAAGGCGATTCGCAATAATGACGTGAAGGGGTTACGCACCTGGTTTGCCATTACGGCGGCGATGGGTCTGGTGTTTTTGTTTGGCCAGGGCTATGAGTATTTCACCAATGAGTTTGGCCTGACGGATAATCTCTTTACCAGTACCTTTTACGTGCTGACTGGATTCCACGGCTTACACGTGACCTTTGGTTTAGGCTTGATTTTAGTGGTACTGGGGCGATCGCTCAAGCAAGATCGTTATACCAGTGAGAGCCACTTTGGCCCAGAAGCCGCAGAACTGTACTGGCACTTTGTCGATATTGTTTGGATTGTCTTATTTGGAATTCTTTATCTGTTATAG